A single Nicotiana tabacum cultivar K326 chromosome 5, ASM71507v2, whole genome shotgun sequence DNA region contains:
- the LOC142180890 gene encoding uncharacterized protein LOC142180890, translating into MVLQQQYREKSFKKYYELISLLLVVERNNDLLMRNHENRPTGSTPLPEVDEVYSHYAKHGKGRDSIRGCGRGLRQGRNFPGVNHPPKKNNHQKWKGKYEKPKANGSEIECYRCDGKEHWTNIYRVPKHLVELYQASLKNKGPQVNFVSDNDFDITHLDVADFFESPDEKIDHLIGDGSVVKDD; encoded by the coding sequence atggtccTGCAACAACAGTACAGAGAGAAAAGTTTCAAGAAGTACTATGAGctgatttctcttctccttgtggTTGAGCGAAACAATGACTTGCTCATGAGAAATCACGAAAATCGACCCactgggtctacaccattgcctGAAGTGGATGAGGTGTACTCCCATTATGCTAAGCATGGAAAAGGCCGTGACTCTATTCGTGGTTGTGGTCGTGGCCTTAGACAAGGAAGAAATTTTCCTGGTGTTAATCACcccccaaagaaaaataaccaccaaaagtggaAAGGGAAATATGAGAAGCCAAAGGCAAATGGTTCAGAAATCGAATGTTATCGTTGCGATGGAAAAGAGCATTGGACAAATATTTATCGTGTACCAAAacatttggttgagctttatcaagcatctctaaagaaTAAAGGCCCTCAAGTCAATTTTGTCTCTGACAATGATTTTGATATCACCCACTTGGATGTGGCAGACTTCTTTGAGAGCCCTGATGAAAAAATAGACCACTTGATCGGTGATGGATCCGTGGTTAAAGATGATTGA